One Desulfobacterales bacterium genomic window, TCAACTTCATGAAATCCAGTTTGACGTTCTGGTGATGCTGTTGAACTCGATCAACCGGACCGGGAAAGGCAAGCTGAATGTGATGTATTGCCTCCATGCTTGCCTTAAATACGCATGGAAGTCACGCCGCATCCCAGAAGTTCCGGCCTTTCCCGAAAAGCGCCTGTATCAGATTCAGGAACCAAGCATCACATGGTTGCCGGAGGAGCGGCAGATGGCGATCATTGATGCTATACCGGAAGAACATCAGCCTATATTTTTGTGGCTTAAATATCACCTTAGACGGCCCGCTGAGGCGTGCGTTTTAAAATGGGAAGATTGGGACCGTGAAAATGGAGTCTTTATTATCCGTCGATCAGAAAGCGCTCGCCAAATTGTTGAACGGACTAAAACCGGCGTCGAGCATATCATCCCGGCCCATTCTGAGTTTGTACGGTATTTCTCGGGGATTGAGCGAACGGTGGTCAGCCAATTCATGTTCGTCAATTCAAGGTCACGATCCGCCGGCAAGCGGTACACCAACGACGCCTTGAATTTGATCTGGCACAAAGCTTGCCGCGAGGTTGGGGAATCAATCGACCTCTATTCCGGCCTGAAACATTCGTCATGCAGCCAGTATATAAACGAAAAGGGCCTGTCAGTTTCAGACCTGCAACAGATCACCGACCATGCCAGACTTGAATCCGTCCGGAAATATGCCAAGATGGAAGTTGCCCGGAAACGAGAATTGATGGAGCGGGGGAAGGTGGTTAAGCTGGAAAGGGTTGAGAATGATAGGTGATTTTAAACTGGTTGAAAAGGTATTTAAAAACGGAAGGTGGTTTGCCGTTCTATCCGAGAGCCTTAATGGTACCCGTACTATACCATTCGCAAACTATGTTTGGTTGACCGGAAACCCATGCTTTGAAAGCATACCAAAGGGCTATGTAATTCACCATCTTGATTATGACCCAACAAACGACGATATTACGAATCTCGTCTTAATGCAAAAACATCATCACGCCGCGCACCATTGGAAAAATAAAACCATAAAACCAGAACTCAACGTCAAAATACAGTACGATTCCGTAAACAGGACCGGGTATTCACCAATAAGAAAACCCTCAATCCATAAACGGAAAGACGTTGAGCCGGAATGGTGGACAGTATCTTTCCGGGAAAACATCAACGGGAAAAACGAACGAACATTTGTCAGCAAAGATTTTGATGGAAAGAGATTCAGTAACCGAGAAGAAGCTGAAAAATTTGTCTGCGCAATATGGCGTGAATAGGGCCGCAACTGTATGGTAACCCAAAACAAACGCAACAGTCCCAACGATCTCGGCCGTAACTGTTACAAACAGCATAAAATTCATATTGAAATATTTAAGAAAAATTGAGTTAGCGGGTGGGTTCGATTCCCATGCGCTTCCGCCATAATTTATTGTAATTATTCAATAATTCATCCAACCTAATCCGGCGAAGCCGGAAGCTGAACGGCTGGACTGCTTGGCAGCCAACGACATTTTCCAAGAATACACGCTTTTTCGTGCCCATAGAAAGGCAG contains:
- a CDS encoding tyrosine-type recombinase/integrase, which encodes MKGSIHFRKDSGWWFVKWYDAKRKKSFFISRYRGERMYHKKIAGKLLATMQADQEAGVFRIEKFTGEQFTDVIPYLTEWLNAVRPTLTPATVKDYKNSIRNHLEPFFRKNNFQLHEIQFDVLVMLLNSINRTGKGKLNVMYCLHACLKYAWKSRRIPEVPAFPEKRLYQIQEPSITWLPEERQMAIIDAIPEEHQPIFLWLKYHLRRPAEACVLKWEDWDRENGVFIIRRSESARQIVERTKTGVEHIIPAHSEFVRYFSGIERTVVSQFMFVNSRSRSAGKRYTNDALNLIWHKACREVGESIDLYSGLKHSSCSQYINEKGLSVSDLQQITDHARLESVRKYAKMEVARKRELMERGKVVKLERVENDR
- a CDS encoding HNH endonuclease, which gives rise to MIGDFKLVEKVFKNGRWFAVLSESLNGTRTIPFANYVWLTGNPCFESIPKGYVIHHLDYDPTNDDITNLVLMQKHHHAAHHWKNKTIKPELNVKIQYDSVNRTGYSPIRKPSIHKRKDVEPEWWTVSFRENINGKNERTFVSKDFDGKRFSNREEAEKFVCAIWRE